A single genomic interval of Asterias amurensis chromosome 1, ASM3211899v1 harbors:
- the LOC139935473 gene encoding dual specificity protein phosphatase 10-like, with protein sequence MPPEVTHGFNTTSGGVVVVPVQPSQDGTANQLEPTAALRQEESTMAMFTLSLPPCRGKTSKCTLSATTRHNIIAGKDSCKEQNASIGSINARELFQRLDNDCPAVILIDCRSFLAFNKRHISGAVNVSCTNSMTRRRLQQGKLTLADLASCDADRDVLCSRCDKDVVVYDEDTLTSECLTANHPTRVVLNSLKNEGTRVSLLKGGLKDFENQYERMCRSDIENIHNISAEPALCSSPGTISEAEYTTAKQKEIDIPATQLLTFLYVGNERDAADMEFLQQERICNVLNVTQSVPCFHDNKLVNYKRISVRDNSLANLKKHFDEAFQFIEAARKRHEKVLLHCSAGISRSSTIAIAYIMRYRGMSMSKAYNLVKSRRSIIAPNLNFVGQLASYEKIIIQSLPSCAHQIKRRTASPHPPRPSSLAETAL encoded by the exons ATGCCTCCAGAGGTTACCCACGGTTTTAATACCACATCAGGAGGTGTAGTAGTTGTTCCCGTTCAACCCAGCCAAGATGGCACAGCAAATCAACTAGAACCCACGGCCGCATTGCGGCAAGAGGAGTCTACCATGGCAATGTTTACGCTAAGCCTGCCGCCATGTCGAGGAAAAACAAGTAAGTGCACCTTATCTGCAACAACACGGCATAATATTATCGCCGGCAAAGACTCATGCAAGGAGCAGAATGCAAGCATCGGGAGCATCAACGCCCGGGAGTTGTTCCAGCGGCTCGACAACGATTGCCCTGCCGTAATTCTCATCGATTGCCGGTCGTTCCTGGCATTCAACAAGAGACATATCAGTGGGGCCGTGAACGTGAGTTGTACGAACAGCATGACGAGGAGACGATTACAGCAGGGTAAATTGACTTTGGCCGACCTCGCTTCTTGTGACGCGGATAGGGACGTTTTGTGTTCCCGGTGTGACAAGGACGTGGTTGTTTACGACGAGGACACTCTTACTTCCGAATGTCTCACGGCTAACCACCCCACTCGAGTGGTTCTCAACTCCCTCAAGAACGAAGGCACGAGAGTCAGCCTCCTCAAAG GTGGTCTGAAAGATTTCGAGAACCAATACGAGCGCATGTGTCGAAGCGACATCGAGAATATCCACAACATTTCAGCTGAACCAGCGTTATGTTCATCACCAGGTACCATCTCCGAGGCTGAATACACCACCGCCAAACAGAAAGAAATTGACATTCCCGCCACCCAACTCTTAACTTTTCTCTACGTCGGCAACGAGAGAGACGCAGCTGACATGGAGTTTCTCCAACAGGAGAGAATCTGTAATGTCCTGAACGTGACCCAGTCTGTCCCATGTTTCCACGACAACAAACTCGTCAATTACAAGAGAATAAGTGTCCGTGATAACTCCTTAGCCAACTTGAAGAAGCACTTTGATGAGGCGTTCCAATTTATCG AGGCTGCCCGTAAACGTCATGAGAAGGTTCTTCTTCATTGTAGTGCAGGTATCTCTAGGTCTTCAACCATCGCTATTGCTTACATCATGAGGTACAGGGGAATGTCAATGTCAAAGGCATACAATCTCGTCAAGTCTCGCCGATCCATCATCGCTCCCAACCTGAACTTCGTCGGTCAGCTCGCATCCTACGAAAAAATAATCATTCAGTCGTTACCGTCATGCGCCCATCAGATCAAGAGGCGAACCGCTTCTCCCCACCCTCCAAGGCCCTCTTCACTCGCCGAGACAGCCCTGTGA
- the LOC139935461 gene encoding NADP-dependent oxidoreductase domain-containing protein 1-like, giving the protein MASLDIGGQGNVVGDITRDLPSLKFENAIAEEESSYLILRARSHAITVSACAQATYFAAILNAARQHILELRSPKKSKTSKFLQDAPPRDPLLVGIIGCGRMGLHLANALLTYADVQPKELVVSTRRPETLGKLKEKGVTCIYNNAEVATSVHLLFLCVLPSQLPGVTEDIKGIIPSSCTVYTFLGSVLIPRLRQVIQCGSIIKAAYSWKLENADAEWNYSMDVCTTLENPQQVQVTCPLNPNKEDAILSTDDKWCEMILYSFVNLCIRMGLSKEETIATLNFIVLGQGVSREYTSKFVPEDFTKRKDIFPIFDMAAVASNPTPLTQTIMEDSEIRKQFVKKYMSIFDKFYYWKGIKQVKKKTDKE; this is encoded by the exons ATGGCGTCCTTGGATATCGGTGGGCAGGGGAATGTAGTTGGTGATATCACAAGAGATTTACCCTCTTTGAAATTTGAGAACGCCATTGCTGAAGAAGAATCTTCGTATCTTATCCTTAGAGCTAGGTCTCACGCAATCACCGTGTCTGCTTGTGCACAGGCAACGTACTTTGCAGCCATTCTAAACGCGGCAAG acagcATATTCTGGAGCTGAGGAGTCCCAAGAAGTCCAAGACCTCAAAGTTCCTGCAGGATGCCCCACCAAGGGACCCTCTCCTGGTTGGAATTATTGGGTGTGGTCGGATGGGACTGCATCTTGCCAATGCTTTGTTGACATATGCCGATGTACAACCCAAAGAGTTAGTAGTGTCAACACGACGGCCAGAAACGCTCG GTAAGCTTAAAGAGAAAGGGGTCACCTGTATCTACAACAATGCTGAAGTGGCTACATCAGTCCATCTCCTCTTCCTGTGTGTGCTGCCCTCACAGCTCCCTGGTGTCACAGAAGACATCAAGGGCATTATTCCATCCAGTTGCACAGTTTACACATTCCTCGGTTCAGTTCTAATCCCAAGATTAAGACAG GTGATCCAATGTGGCAGCATCATAAAGGCAGCGTACTCATGGAAGCTTGAGAACGCTGATGCAGAATGGAACTACAGCATGGATGTCTGTACCACCCTAGAGAACCCACAACAGGTGCAAGTCACGTGTCCGCTAAACCCCAACAAagaag ATGCAATTCTAAGCACGGATGACAAGTGGTGTGAGATGATCCTGTATTCCTTCGTAAACCTCTGCATCCGGATGGGTCTGAGCAAGGAGGAGACCATTGCAACATTGAACTTCATCGTCCTTGGACAGGGTGTGTCCAGGGAGTACACCAGTAAATTTGTACCagaggatttcacaaaaaggaaAGA TATCTTCCCGATTTTCGACATGGCAGCAGTGGCCAGCAACCCCACACCACTCACCCAGACCATCATGGAGGACTCAGAGATCCGCAAGCAGTTTGTCAAGAAGTACATGAGCATCTTTGACAAATTCTACTACTGGAAAGGCATCAAGCAagtcaagaaaaaaacagataAGGAATGA